From Terriglobia bacterium, the proteins below share one genomic window:
- a CDS encoding S53 family peptidase, with amino-acid sequence MMIRKNWRLWLVLALALVMCIPGLLSAQGKEIVLPFLDVEGLGQKIVVGLTPAQVTHAYGFDQISNQGNGQTIAIVNAYDPPNVEADLATFDKQFGLPACTIASGCLTKVFSCSGVQCNHLNPNPDPNDLAYEFYGLEIALDVQWAHAIAPQAKILLVEANPTGNGGPTLDDLLGGVKVALTHNVNVVSMSWGGGEFSTEAADEDGHFTASHVTFFAASGDSGHGVIYPAASPYVMSVGGTRLNVDKKGNYQSEKAWHGGGGGLSQDEPEPAYQIAYPIPTDAKRKRGTPDVAYNGAPGTGVAVFDSLIYLGSTGWQQVGGTSAGPPQWSALFAIVNSLRAKDNNPPLTGAHGVLYDAAQDSHGWETFNDITNGQDGNCKRCVAKPGYDFVTGLGSPQADLLIPALRNLIDR; translated from the coding sequence ATGATGATCCGCAAAAATTGGCGGCTATGGCTGGTTCTGGCCCTGGCTCTTGTAATGTGCATTCCTGGCCTGCTGAGCGCGCAGGGTAAAGAAATAGTGCTGCCTTTCCTCGACGTCGAGGGATTAGGCCAGAAGATTGTGGTTGGGCTGACGCCGGCCCAGGTCACACATGCGTATGGTTTCGATCAGATTTCCAATCAAGGCAATGGTCAGACCATTGCCATCGTCAACGCCTATGACCCGCCGAATGTCGAAGCGGATCTCGCAACATTCGATAAGCAGTTCGGACTGCCGGCCTGCACTATCGCGTCGGGATGTCTGACTAAAGTATTCTCCTGCAGCGGCGTGCAGTGCAATCATCTGAACCCCAATCCTGACCCGAACGACCTGGCCTACGAATTTTATGGTCTGGAAATTGCCCTGGATGTCCAGTGGGCGCACGCGATCGCGCCGCAGGCAAAGATTCTACTCGTTGAAGCGAACCCGACCGGAAACGGTGGACCCACTCTGGACGACCTGCTCGGCGGAGTTAAGGTCGCACTTACACATAACGTCAACGTTGTTTCAATGAGCTGGGGAGGCGGGGAATTCAGCACGGAGGCCGCGGACGAGGATGGTCACTTCACGGCATCTCATGTGACTTTCTTTGCGGCGTCGGGCGATTCGGGCCATGGGGTCATCTATCCCGCTGCGTCGCCTTATGTCATGTCCGTCGGGGGGACCCGGTTGAATGTCGACAAGAAGGGTAACTATCAGAGTGAAAAAGCCTGGCACGGAGGCGGTGGTGGGCTGAGCCAGGATGAGCCGGAGCCTGCCTATCAGATTGCGTATCCGATTCCGACGGACGCGAAAAGGAAACGAGGGACGCCTGACGTCGCGTACAACGGCGCGCCGGGTACGGGAGTTGCGGTGTTCGACAGCTTGATTTACCTGGGTTCCACAGGCTGGCAGCAGGTGGGCGGTACGAGCGCCGGACCGCCGCAGTGGAGCGCGCTTTTCGCTATCGTAAACTCGCTGCGCGCGAAGGACAACAATCCGCCCCTGACCGGAGCGCATGGAGTTCTCTACGATGCCGCCCAGGATTCGCACGGGTGGGAAACGTTCAACGACATCACCAACGGCCAGGACGGCAACTGCAAGCGCTGCGTCGCCAAGCCCGGCTACGATTTCGTTACCGGGTTGGGTTCGCCGCAGGCGGATCTCCTGATTCCCGCGCTGCGGAATCTGATCGACAGATAA